In the genome of Pseudanabaena mucicola str. Chao 1806, the window CTCTAAACCATAGGTGATTTCCGCAGAAACAGGGCGACAGTCTAGACCACCAACCTGTTGGAAGTACGTGAACTGGGTAACTTCCATGCCATCTAGCCAGACTTCCCAACCCACACCCCATGCACCAAGGGTGGGTGATTCCCAGTCATCTTCAACAAAGCGGACATCGTGATCGGCGGGATCGATACCAAGATATTTCAAACTATTGAGATATTGCTCTAGCACATCATCGGGAGATGGCTTAAGAATTACTTGAAATTGATAATAATGTTGCAAACGGTTAGGATTTTCGCCATAGCGTCCATCGGTTGGACGGCGGCATGGTTCGACATAGGCAACGTTCCAAGGCTCAGGTCCGATCGCTCTTAGGAAAGTATGCGGACTCATGGTTCCCGCACCCTTTTCAATGTCGTAGGGTTGAGCAATCAAACATCCGCGATCGCTCCAGTACTTTTGCAACGCCAAAATAACTGACTGAAAATCCATGCTTTACGGGGCAATAACACTCTAATCTTCTTAATCCTACCAGCGATCGCCTTGACATTCTTGATAGAGGTACTTGATCCATACTTATGCAAGGATCAAGTACCTCTATCTAAGTGACCAAGAACTAGTTAACACTTGCTTTGTTGTTGTCAAAGCATATATATCGATCATCCCTGGATATCTGGATGCTCCTCGCGTTTTTAAGCTAGACATACCTAAAGCAATTTTGACATTGCCATTGTCGCCAATTTTGGCACATCGACTAAAACGGCTATGGGCATTGACAAAGATGGTGCTGCTATTGATGCGACTCACAAAGCGATCTCGTTCAGATAGGGAGTCGGTTAGTAACACATCCGCATGACCACTACTATATTGATTGATCCAGGCGATCGCCTCTTCCGTATCCTGCACCACTTTAATGGCGATGGTTTCATCTAAATATGATTGTCCCCACACATCTTCAAGCTCAATTGCCTTATCAATCATTGCTTTACTAGGTTTATCTGTTTCATCACTATGGTTCTCCTCAAGGAAATGACGAAAATAAGTTGTAGTCCATGCACAGCCCCTTACTACCAAACCTTGCTTTTGAAGACGAACAATCCACTCGCCTAAACCTCGATCTAGCCATGATTGATGCACAACTACTTTTTCGATCGCATTTACAGCATCAGGCTCACCTTTGCGACTATTTAAAATAATTTCCTTAGCAAAGTCGAGACTGCCTGAAGCCGATAAATATAGATAACAATTACCCATCGAGATCGGTAAGGCAGAAACGGTGGCTTGCTTACTCACCTGTTGTACAAAACTGGGGCGACCATAGGGAATAACTAACCGCAAATATTTTTCTTGAACAATTAGCTCTTTCAGAGCAACCCCTTTAGGTACAGAGGTCATACATGCTTCAGGAAATCCCCTAGAGAGGAGGACATCTTTTGCGATCGCTGCGATCGCTTCTTGAGTATATGTACCTTCATTGCCACCCTTGAGAATGATTGTGTTACCAACCTTGAGGCACATGCCTGCCGCAATCAATCCCAATTGGGGAAATCCTTCATACACAAAAGCAACTACACCTAAGGGGATGCGTTGATAACCATTGATTCCCACATGCAGGGTCAGGGGATCAGGCAAGCCAGAAAGCTGCCTCAAACATTCGATCGCGTGATTCAGTCTTTCAGGAGTTAGTTTGAGCCACTCAAGGACGATCTCAGGTACTGCCATATCTCGGCTAGATTCTAAATCCAAGGTATTTGCTTCTAAAATTGCATTTTTATGCTTTTTAATTACTTCAGCAAGCTCTAACAATAAACTATCGCGTTCTTTTATAGGGATTTGTGCGAGTTGTAGTGCGGCAGCATGGGATTTATAAATGAAGCCTGTAAGGTCTTCTGGTGACATATGGGTAATAACTACTTAAATACAAGACTAAAAAAATTCCTATATGAATAAAAATTAGCGAAATTTTCTAAAAAATATTCTTAAAAGGTTTCTAAAAACTGCGACGGCGCAATATGAGCAACCGCCATACTAACAAACTTAAAAGGGTACACAACAAGATCATTAGAGGTACTGTAAAAGCTGATTTAAGATCCAGCATCCACATAATTACTAGTGATAAAAACAGTAAAGAGGTTATATACATCAAGACTGTCTCTAGCAAAGGATATTGCTGATATTCACGAATGGCTCGCCATTTGCCAATCCATTGCCATTTATGGCGTTGAGAGTCAATCCCTCCTACCTGTAATAGACTATAGCCATCATTCTCTAACTCAAACAATAATGAGCAGCGATCGCAGCCAAAAGCATCCGTCAATGCGATCGGTTTTAACTTTCCTCGTTTGCGTGGGCAAGGACAAGGATAAATTTGCTCTAGGTCGATTTTTTGAGGCTTATGAATATGCACTAGACAAACAAGCTCAACCAAAATGCTAACAAAATGTATATTCAGAGCAAGAGTGAGTTATCTAAAAATTGTATATCAATACAAATAAGGTAAGGGCAACAATATTAAGTAGCCTATTTACCAATATAGCGATCATCTTAAATTCATTAAAATTTCATACTACAGCATTCTCAAAAAAATTTGTGCTGCAATTCACCAAGATTGATGTATTATTCAATTCGGTGTCAAAAACACCTATCACAAGCGGATGTGGCGGAATTGGTAGACGCGCTAGATTTAGGTTCTAGTATCTCTGATGTGAGAGTTCGAGTCTCTCCATCCGCATTTAACAAAACCAAAAGAGCCAGTGCATAGCACTGGCTCTTTTGGTTTTGTTAAGTCTCATCAAGATTATTACAGGCTCTTTAATCTGTAAGAGATCCAAGGATTTTTCAAAAATTTATGTTATAAGTTCTTATCTCATTCTATAAATAAATGCCCTATCATCACTTATTGAGAATTGAGATAAATGCTTACTGACCTAGACTTACTCTTTAAAATCCCCCAAATTACTTATGTCCGAAACTGTAATTAGAGTAGAGAATCTAAGTAAAAAATATATAATTGGTCACGAGAGAGAAAGATATACAGCTCTAAGAGATGTTATCGCTAATGGCATAAAATCAATAGGTAAAAGATTTTCTAAGCAGGAATATATTGATCCAAATATCGAAGAATTTTGGGCACTTAAAGATATCTCTTTTGAAATTAAACAAGGCGATCGCGTTGGCATCATCGGACGCAATGGCGCAGGCAAATCAACATTATTAAAAATTCTTAGCCGCATCACTGAACCCACTACTGGCAAAATTTCAATTAAAGGGAGAGTCGCCAGTCTTCTAGAAGTAGGTACAGGATTCCATCCAGAACTTACAGGCAGAGAAAACATCTATCTCAATGGTGCAATCCTAGGCATGGATCGCACTGAGATAAAGAGGAAATTTGATGAAATAGTGACCTTTGCAGAAATCGAGAAATTCTTAGATACTCCCGTCAAACGTTATTCTTCAGGAATGTACGTGCGCCTAGCCTTTGCCGTAGCCGCCCACCTAGAACCAGAGATTTTAATAGTTGATGAAGTCCTAGCCGTAGGTGATGCCCAGTTTCAGAAAAAATGTTTAGGAAAGATGGAAGATGTTGGTAAAGAAGGAAGGACAGTCTTATTTGTTAGTCATAACATGACTGCGATTCGGACGCTATGTTCAACTGCAATGCTATTAAAAACTGGGAAATTAGTCAGTATTGGTAGTTCTTTAAGCTGTTTGAAAATTCATGAAGCTGAAAATATAAAAAATCAAGGCTCTGTTTGGAAGAGATCAGAAAAATATCAAAATGGTAGTTTAGTAATTACTCAAATCACTATTGATCTAATAGGGAAACAGCCAAATCTAGAACTAGAAATAGAGTTGCATCTTAAATCACTAGATAGTCATAAGCCAGCATTTTTAGCAATTGATATTTTGGATTCTACTGGTGCAGCTATCATGCAGGCGATTCCTTGCTATGATGATCTAATATATTATAAAAGAACACTTCATTTATTAAGAATAAATATTCATCTGCCTCCACTTATTCCAGGGAAATACTTGGTTTCTGCTTGGGTTGGAAGTCATAATGATGAAACAATAGATTGGATCAAAGAAGCTGTGTTGTTTGAGATTAATGAATCACCAATTCTTAATAGAAGCTATCCTTATAGTATTGATCATGGATATATAATTCCTATATCTTCCTGTATTAAGCTTAAATACTAATAAATTAACCTAACATGCTAAGTTATTTACGCAAGATATTTCACAAACAGAAAGAAAATTTAATATTCAAGAGAACGTATAAGAAATTTAAGAAATTTACTATGATTCCTGAGTCAATTTATATTAGCAACTTAGTTTTAGCTAAGAAAATAATTGATCTAGATGGATGTGTTGTTGAGTGTGGTGTCTGGCGAGGAGGTATGATCGGCGGTCTTGCAGATATATTAGGAGATACGAGATTCTATCATTTATTTGATAGTTTTGAAGGACTTCCTAAGGCTCAAGAAATCGATGGTCAATCAGCCCTTGACTGGCAGAATAATATTGATGGTGCAATGTATTTTGACAATTGTTATGCCCCTAAAGAATACGCAAAAGAGGCAATGTCGATTTCCTGTGCAAAGAAATATACTTTTGGTGAGGGCTGGTTTGAAGAGACACTACCTAATTTTAGACCAGATACTCCAATCGCTCTGCTTCGTCTTGACGCTGACTGGTATAAGTCAACAAAAACCTGCTTAGATAATCTTTTTGATTTGGTAAAAGAAGGAGGTTTAATAATTTTGGATGACTATTATACTTGGGATGGCTGCAGCAAAGCCCTTCATGACTTTTTAAGTGAGAAATCTTGTTCAGAGAGAATTGAATCATTCAATAAGGTCTGCTTTATTATCAAAAAATCATGAGTATTATCAACTACAGTCACTCAGGAAATATGCATCTTATAGATGCGCCTTCCGTAATATTCCCAATTATTAATGAATTGTATAGACCAAAGAATATATTAGATGTTGGTTGTGGAATAGGGACATGGCTAAAGACAGTTTCTGATCATGGAATTGAAGACTATCTTGGAATTGATGGGATAGAAGTAGGTGTAAATGAGTTTCTTGTTTCTAAAGAAAAATTTAAAAAATATGATCTGACACACCATTGGGATCTTGGAAGAAAATTTGATTTGCTGTTATGCCTTGAAGTAGCAGAACATTTGCCAAGTGATTTAGCTTCTGATTTTGTTCAGTCTCTTACAAATCATTCTGACATAATAATATTTTCGGCAGCATGTCCAAATCAACCTGGGCAAGGACATATTAATTGCCAATGGATTGATTATTGGCAAGACTTATTTAATAAGCATAGATATGCTTGTTTTGATGAAATTAGACCTTTAGTTTGGAATAAAGATTTCCCTGAATGGTGGTATAAGCAAAATATTTTCGTTGCTAAAAAGGATGAAATAAATGCTGGCAAGGAAACCAAATTGATGTCTATAATCTATCCTGATTTGTATATTGAAACATTTAAATCATTACATAAACTTTTGGAAGGAAATGCTGGTTTTAAAACATATTTGAAAATATTTTTGAAGAAAATTAAAAATAGATTCTATTGAAAAATAAACTATTAAATAATTGCTTGTTTATATGAATTCCTCTATTTTAATTAGCGTTATTATTTGTACATATAATCCGCGTCTTGATTATTTGAATCGAGCATTGCAAGCTCTTGATGCTCAAACTTTATCTAAAGAAATGTGGGAGTTACTATTGATTGATAATGCTAGTGAAAAGATCCTCTCAAGTGAAATAAATCTAAAATGGCATTTAAATTCTCGTCATATTAGAGAAGAAAAACTAGGATTAACTCCTGCTAGATTAAGAGGCATTGAAGAAGCTAAATCAGATATTTTGGTTTTTGTTGATGATGATAATGTTGTAGAGTCTAATTATCTTGAAGAATGTTTAAATATTTTTAATAATTATCCTTATCTTGGCGCGATAGGAGGTACTGTAGTTGCAGAAACAGAGACTCCTGTCGAAGAATGGCAGAAGCCATACTTATCTTTTCTTACGGTAAGAGAAATCAAGAAGCCAATTTGGGGAAATGTATCATTCAATGATCAAAATTTGCCTTATGGTGCTGGAATGTGTATTCGACGAAAAGTAGCTTTACACTACAGAAATTTGGTAAAATACGATCCAGTTAGAATTTTGCTTGATCGTAAGGGAACCTTATTATCAAGTGGTGGAGATTCAGACTTATCTCTCACCTCATATGATTGTAATTACGGCACTGGTCTTTTCCCATCACTTAGGTTGACACATCTGATACCTGTCAAACGTTTGACAGAAGAATATCTATTGCGTTTAAAACGTGAAGGCGGAGCTTCAGGTTATATACTTGACTACATCCGTCATGGTAAGACTCCCCAAGTTATCCAAAAAAATTTAATTACTCGCCTTATTGAGCAATTGCGTTTAATACGACTTTCTCATATAGAAAGAAAGATGAGGCAAGCTGAGAATGAGGCAGTCATTTTAGCCATAGAAGAAATTAAAAAAATTCAGATTGGTAAAGGTTACAATGTTAACTAGTCTGCCTAAGATTACTTATTTCTTATCGGATAAATTTAACTATAACCTGATGATATGCTCTGATGCAGGTCCAAATTATGCATCAGCTTATGGTTGGCAAACCCAATCTATTTCTTCGCTGATTGATAGTAACGCTAGTATTTGCATAATAGATAATCGTATTGACCCTGATGAGTTTCAATTACTACAAGGAGCTTTAAGTAGAAGTGATAGCCTGTTTTTATTAAAGTTTGTTGATAGTGATTTTAGATGCCTTGAACAACCATATGTTGAGTTTATATTCTCAATTAAGCCCCAATCTAATTTGTTTTTTTTAAGCCCATACCATCCTGTTGAATTAGGTGAGGAATTAGTACAAAAGCATGGAAGTAGCCATTTTATCAATATTCCTTATGCATATGATGAGTCAAGAGAGATTAATATTCCTTTAAAGAACAAGAAAAAAAGAATTCTCCTTTCAGGAAGAATAGACCCTGATGGTTATCCTTTGCGTCATAGAATTCATAAAGAAACTTATCGTAAGCTATGGTCTTTCTTTAAAGTAAGCTACCTCAAGCATAGTGGCTACCCAGATATTGGCTTACCTCTAATGCATAATTATATTAATCAAAAATATATTGACTTGATAGCTCAGCACTGTTTTATGCTGGTAACGCCCAGTCGGATAAACTATGAACTTCTAAAGTACAGTGAGTGTGCTTATGGTGGTAGTGTTCCAGTGGGAAAGAAGCCTTCAAGTTTTAATCACATGCCTAGTAATCTATTTTTTGAGATTGATGAAAATGATATTCACAGTTCTATAAATAAGTTATTTAGGATTCCTTACCAGGATCTTAAGCTTATGGCAAACGGCTACCGTCAATGGATGAGAGACAATCGTAATCCTAAATATCTTAATACACTTTTATTCTTACAATTAGAAAAACTATTCAATGGATAATAGAGTAATACAATCACTATGGATTGGAGATAGCTTATCAACCATTGAGAGACTCTCAATTTCTTCATTCCTAAAAAATGGACATCAATTTCACTTATATACATATGACACTGTAAATAATGTTCCAGAGGGGACTCTAATTATTGATGCTAGAGAAATTTGTGAGTTTGATAATTCAATTAAAATTAATACAGGATTTGGGCAAGGTTCATATGCTCCATTTTCTGATTATTTCCGATTTCAGCTTCTTGCTCAAAGAGGTGGATGGTGGGTTGATTTAGATGTTGTTTGCCTTAAATCATTTCAAAATCTTCCTGATGCACTAATTGCTACTAGTTTTGAGATACCAGAAGGTGACATACCTAATTGTAATGTATTATCTTTTCCTACAAATCACTGGTTTCCCAAAGAGTGCATTAAACGATGGGAAAAGGATTTTAATGAAAATTTTCACTATGCCTTTGGTGTCGAGATAGTTAAATCTTTAGTTGCTGAAAGTATAGCTAATGAATTGCTTGTTCCTCATTATATATTTAATCCTGTAAGTTGGCGACATGTGCGCTACTTAATTCAAAAACCTGAACCAGTTTGGAAACCCATGGGATTAAAAAGATTATTAGGATTAAGAGAACCTATCGGCAAAATTTCTAGCAACTCTAGAGCTATTCATCTTTGGAATGAAGGATGGCGACAAGCAGGGTATGATAAAGACGCAAACTATTCAGAAGATTCAATTTTTGAGGTTTTGAAACGGCGTTATTTATAATAAAATGAAGCTTTTATTTCTCATACCTGAATATCCCCCTCATTTTGGAGGAGGAATTGCTACTTTTTATAGAGATATACTTCCAGAAATTGTTAATCAAGGTTGTCAGGTTGATGTTTTAGTGGGAAGTGCTTTTACGTCAACTCTTCCTAGTTATAAAAGTGGTGGAGTTAATGTTGATTTCCTGAGTCAAGATTTAGTCCAATTTTATCGTGATCAGTTCAATTACTATCAACCATTTCCTGAGCTACAAAAACACCTAGCTGCCGCATGGGCGATGTGGCAACAAACCAATAGAGGCAAGGGTTATGATCTAGTAGAAATGACAGACTGGGGGCTTTTATTTGTTCCTTGGATCGTTAAGCAAGATAGCAGTCCTTCAATTCTTGTACGTCTTCACGGTAGCATCGGGCAAATAGATTATTACGATCCAAAGCTTGATAGTTTAATGCAAGGTCATTTAATTCGCTTATTAGAGGCAGCTTTACTCTCTATTGCTGAGGAATTAAGCTCTTATAGTATAACAAATGTTCGATACTGGCAAAATATAACTAATCGCTCTGTTAGCTATATTTTACCTCCATTACCTTGCACTTCCAGTACGCAATCTACTAACCTTGGCACTAATGGTTTAGTAGTAGGACGAATTCAGTATTGGAAAGGAGTAAGTGTTCTTTGTGAAGCCCTAAAGCAAATGGGTAATCAATCTCCCATCATTGATTGGATTGGTAGAGACACAGCCTATGGAAATTCTCAAACTTCCATGTCTGATTATCTATCTCTGCATTATCCAGACATATGGGGAAAGAAAATTAAACCTATAGGAACTTTTTCTCCAGATAAAATCTGTCAGTTTCAAGCTAATGCAAAATTTATTATTGTTCCTTCTATATGGGATGTATTTAATTTTACTTGTATAGAAGGAATGTACCATGGTAAAGTTGTATTATGTTCTGATAATGCTGGAGCATCTGAGTTAATTACTAATGGGGTTAATGGTTTAACCTTTCAAGGAAATAACTCTAATAGTTTAGTTGAGGCGTTAAATACATTAATTTCTTGGAATGATCGTCAGTTAGAAGATGTGGGACGAAATGCAAGAGAAACTGTTACTAAATTACTTGATTGCTCTTTAGTTGCTAAACAATATATTGAGTTTTATCAAAGCTTAATCGAGAGAAAAAAAAGATATATAAAGCCTAATCAATGGTTAATTGATGCAGTTTCTCCTAGAGAGAAATTAGAGAAACCACTGAGTTTTTTGGATAATTTCCCGTTGAAAGATTTGTCTAGATACACAACAGATAGATTTATAAAAAAAATAGTTAGCAAATTCCTATGATAAATATTTCTTTAGCATTATGTATTCCAGCCTATAATGCTGCTTCTTTTCTTCCTCGTTTATTAAAATCTGCTTTATCTCAAACGGTCTCTTTTGATGAAATTTGGGTTTACGATGATTGTAGTACTGATGAAACTAGACAAATTGCAATAAATTATGGAGCAATGGTTATTAGAGGTGATATTAATCGAGGCTGTTCTTATGGGAAGAATGTATTAGCAAAAACAACAAATTGTGACTGGATCCATTTCCATGATGCTGATGATGCCTTATATCCGAATTTTGTAGAACAAGCTCATAAATGGATGGAATTAGAGAATCATCCAGATATTATTTTGTTTGATTATGAATGGCGAAGAGATGATTCTGGGGAGCTAATTAGTATTCGAGAATTTGATGATAATGAATTAAGAAGAGACGCTATATCGTATGCAATTCGAGAACAAATCAATCCTTTTTGTGGTTTGTATCTTCGTTCTGCATATTTACGTGCAGGGGGGTATGATACTGATCCTTTAGTCCTTTACAACGAGGATGTGGCATTTCATTGTCGGATGGCGATCGCTGGCTTAAAGTTTGCAGCCGACCCAACTATCACAGTTATTAATTACTACCGCTCAAATTCCATGTCTTCTGCTAATCAACTTAAATGTATAAAAGCTAAATTTCATGTTATGCGAAAGGTAGCTGAAGCCCTTAAAGGTAACTATACTGAAGAAATCACTCAAAATCTTTGGGGGATCGCTGGTAATGCGGCTGCCTATTTGGATTGGCAGACGGCTGATAGATGTTTGCAACTAGCTTTATCTCTTCATAATAAACCTCCAAAAAAATTAAGATTTTTGTTCCGATTATTATCTAGCTATAATCCTTATTTAGCAATTCGCTTAAGAGAATGGTTAATTAGGATTTTGAAACCACAACTTCGTAGTAATTTTTTAAATTAAACATATCAATGCAACCACTAGTTTCTGTTTTAATTCCAGCCTACAATGCTGAGCTATACATAGCAGAAACATTGGATTCGGCAATAGCCCAAACTTGGCAGAATAAAGAAATTATCGTTGTTGATGATGGTTCTAGAGATAGTACTTTTGCGATCGCTAAAACATACGAATCAAAAAAAATAAAGGTAATCTGTCAAGGCAAAAACTTAGGTCAAACTGCTGCACTAAATCGTGGTTTGGCAGAGGCTCAGGGAGATTTTATTCAATATCTTGATGCAGATGATATTTTAGAACCTCAAAAAATTGAAGTTCAAGTTAATCGTCTACTAAAAGAGGCATCGGGTACATTAGCGATCGCACCTTGGGCAAGATTTTATAAAAATGATATGTCAACAGCAAAATTTGTGCCTAATAAGGACTGGAAAGATTATGACGATGTCATAGCTTGGTTAGTAGATTGCTGGACAGGAAATGGCACAATGCCTCCAAGTTCTTGGTTATATCCGCGAGAGATTATTGATGTTACTGGGTTATGGCATGAATCGTTAACTCTTAATAATGACATGGAGTATTTTACAAGAGCCGTACTTTCTAGCAACCGATTAGTATTTTGTCCAGAAGCTAGATGGTACTATCGTTCTGGAAATCCTAGCCTTAGTGGGCAACGCTTTCAAAAAGCGTTATGGTCGCAGTATGAAGTTATTCGACTTAGCACAGAAAGATTATTGTCTGTAGAAAATAGCGATCGCACTCGTTTGGCATCGGCATACTATTGGCAATATTTTATTTTTATGGCATATCCTCAAGTTCCAGATTTAATAAAATACGCGACTCAGAAAGTTGTTGATTTAGGGGGATGCCATTTAAAGCCTGAAGGGGGAAATCTATTTAAGATGATTCGTGATCTTTTCGGATGGAAGATCGCTATACATTTACAAAGGATTTACTATAAATACCGTTATCCAGCTAAATAAGAATTTCCTCAAATTAAATGACCAAAATCCTCATTCTCATTGGTGGACATTTATGTACTGCTCCACGTCCCCAGAAAGAAGCTGAGACTTTGGCTAATGCTGGCTATGATGTAATCGTGGGTGGAATTTGGTTTAGCCCAGAACTAGTTGAACGCGATCGCCT includes:
- a CDS encoding capsular polysaccharide synthesis protein, which gives rise to MDNRVIQSLWIGDSLSTIERLSISSFLKNGHQFHLYTYDTVNNVPEGTLIIDAREICEFDNSIKINTGFGQGSYAPFSDYFRFQLLAQRGGWWVDLDVVCLKSFQNLPDALIATSFEIPEGDIPNCNVLSFPTNHWFPKECIKRWEKDFNENFHYAFGVEIVKSLVAESIANELLVPHYIFNPVSWRHVRYLIQKPEPVWKPMGLKRLLGLREPIGKISSNSRAIHLWNEGWRQAGYDKDANYSEDSIFEVLKRRYL
- a CDS encoding class I SAM-dependent methyltransferase; translation: MSIINYSHSGNMHLIDAPSVIFPIINELYRPKNILDVGCGIGTWLKTVSDHGIEDYLGIDGIEVGVNEFLVSKEKFKKYDLTHHWDLGRKFDLLLCLEVAEHLPSDLASDFVQSLTNHSDIIIFSAACPNQPGQGHINCQWIDYWQDLFNKHRYACFDEIRPLVWNKDFPEWWYKQNIFVAKKDEINAGKETKLMSIIYPDLYIETFKSLHKLLEGNAGFKTYLKIFLKKIKNRFY
- a CDS encoding glycosyltransferase family 2 protein; amino-acid sequence: MQPLVSVLIPAYNAELYIAETLDSAIAQTWQNKEIIVVDDGSRDSTFAIAKTYESKKIKVICQGKNLGQTAALNRGLAEAQGDFIQYLDADDILEPQKIEVQVNRLLKEASGTLAIAPWARFYKNDMSTAKFVPNKDWKDYDDVIAWLVDCWTGNGTMPPSSWLYPREIIDVTGLWHESLTLNNDMEYFTRAVLSSNRLVFCPEARWYYRSGNPSLSGQRFQKALWSQYEVIRLSTERLLSVENSDRTRLASAYYWQYFIFMAYPQVPDLIKYATQKVVDLGGCHLKPEGGNLFKMIRDLFGWKIAIHLQRIYYKYRYPAK
- a CDS encoding aldehyde dehydrogenase family protein, which translates into the protein MSPEDLTGFIYKSHAAALQLAQIPIKERDSLLLELAEVIKKHKNAILEANTLDLESSRDMAVPEIVLEWLKLTPERLNHAIECLRQLSGLPDPLTLHVGINGYQRIPLGVVAFVYEGFPQLGLIAAGMCLKVGNTIILKGGNEGTYTQEAIAAIAKDVLLSRGFPEACMTSVPKGVALKELIVQEKYLRLVIPYGRPSFVQQVSKQATVSALPISMGNCYLYLSASGSLDFAKEIILNSRKGEPDAVNAIEKVVVHQSWLDRGLGEWIVRLQKQGLVVRGCAWTTTYFRHFLEENHSDETDKPSKAMIDKAIELEDVWGQSYLDETIAIKVVQDTEEAIAWINQYSSGHADVLLTDSLSERDRFVSRINSSTIFVNAHSRFSRCAKIGDNGNVKIALGMSSLKTRGASRYPGMIDIYALTTTKQVLTSSWSLR
- a CDS encoding TylF/MycF/NovP-related O-methyltransferase — protein: MIPESIYISNLVLAKKIIDLDGCVVECGVWRGGMIGGLADILGDTRFYHLFDSFEGLPKAQEIDGQSALDWQNNIDGAMYFDNCYAPKEYAKEAMSISCAKKYTFGEGWFEETLPNFRPDTPIALLRLDADWYKSTKTCLDNLFDLVKEGGLIILDDYYTWDGCSKALHDFLSEKSCSERIESFNKVCFIIKKS
- a CDS encoding glycosyltransferase family 2 protein; its protein translation is MINISLALCIPAYNAASFLPRLLKSALSQTVSFDEIWVYDDCSTDETRQIAINYGAMVIRGDINRGCSYGKNVLAKTTNCDWIHFHDADDALYPNFVEQAHKWMELENHPDIILFDYEWRRDDSGELISIREFDDNELRRDAISYAIREQINPFCGLYLRSAYLRAGGYDTDPLVLYNEDVAFHCRMAIAGLKFAADPTITVINYYRSNSMSSANQLKCIKAKFHVMRKVAEALKGNYTEEITQNLWGIAGNAAAYLDWQTADRCLQLALSLHNKPPKKLRFLFRLLSSYNPYLAIRLREWLIRILKPQLRSNFLN
- a CDS encoding glycosyltransferase; this translates as MNSSILISVIICTYNPRLDYLNRALQALDAQTLSKEMWELLLIDNASEKILSSEINLKWHLNSRHIREEKLGLTPARLRGIEEAKSDILVFVDDDNVVESNYLEECLNIFNNYPYLGAIGGTVVAETETPVEEWQKPYLSFLTVREIKKPIWGNVSFNDQNLPYGAGMCIRRKVALHYRNLVKYDPVRILLDRKGTLLSSGGDSDLSLTSYDCNYGTGLFPSLRLTHLIPVKRLTEEYLLRLKREGGASGYILDYIRHGKTPQVIQKNLITRLIEQLRLIRLSHIERKMRQAENEAVILAIEEIKKIQIGKGYNVN
- the glyQ gene encoding glycine--tRNA ligase subunit alpha yields the protein MDFQSVILALQKYWSDRGCLIAQPYDIEKGAGTMSPHTFLRAIGPEPWNVAYVEPCRRPTDGRYGENPNRLQHYYQFQVILKPSPDDVLEQYLNSLKYLGIDPADHDVRFVEDDWESPTLGAWGVGWEVWLDGMEVTQFTYFQQVGGLDCRPVSAEITYGLERLVMYLQGVDSVYDIVWRSHPELGDIKYGQVHHQGEVEHSGYNFGNFGGKPQDSDLLFQLFLQYEKEAGNLLESELVLPAFDYVLKCSHSFNLLDARGVISVTERTRYIGRIRNLARQVAKLYYAQREALGFPLSADLKVAS
- a CDS encoding glycosyltransferase family 4 protein, with product MKLLFLIPEYPPHFGGGIATFYRDILPEIVNQGCQVDVLVGSAFTSTLPSYKSGGVNVDFLSQDLVQFYRDQFNYYQPFPELQKHLAAAWAMWQQTNRGKGYDLVEMTDWGLLFVPWIVKQDSSPSILVRLHGSIGQIDYYDPKLDSLMQGHLIRLLEAALLSIAEELSSYSITNVRYWQNITNRSVSYILPPLPCTSSTQSTNLGTNGLVVGRIQYWKGVSVLCEALKQMGNQSPIIDWIGRDTAYGNSQTSMSDYLSLHYPDIWGKKIKPIGTFSPDKICQFQANAKFIIVPSIWDVFNFTCIEGMYHGKVVLCSDNAGASELITNGVNGLTFQGNNSNSLVEALNTLISWNDRQLEDVGRNARETVTKLLDCSLVAKQYIEFYQSLIERKKRYIKPNQWLIDAVSPREKLEKPLSFLDNFPLKDLSRYTTDRFIKKIVSKFL
- a CDS encoding ABC transporter ATP-binding protein → MSETVIRVENLSKKYIIGHERERYTALRDVIANGIKSIGKRFSKQEYIDPNIEEFWALKDISFEIKQGDRVGIIGRNGAGKSTLLKILSRITEPTTGKISIKGRVASLLEVGTGFHPELTGRENIYLNGAILGMDRTEIKRKFDEIVTFAEIEKFLDTPVKRYSSGMYVRLAFAVAAHLEPEILIVDEVLAVGDAQFQKKCLGKMEDVGKEGRTVLFVSHNMTAIRTLCSTAMLLKTGKLVSIGSSLSCLKIHEAENIKNQGSVWKRSEKYQNGSLVITQITIDLIGKQPNLELEIELHLKSLDSHKPAFLAIDILDSTGAAIMQAIPCYDDLIYYKRTLHLLRINIHLPPLIPGKYLVSAWVGSHNDETIDWIKEAVLFEINESPILNRSYPYSIDHGYIIPISSCIKLKY